In Candidatus Aminicenantes bacterium, the following proteins share a genomic window:
- a CDS encoding M28 family peptidase, whose protein sequence is MTHFRRVWIPALIAGFGAAAALPARAQDSAFLPAPAFRLLVDEISGDRAFNVVRRLTPYHRIMGSQAFLDAAGFLAGLARESGLTNVAVVTQKFEGGMSWNPRSAVLRMIEPETEKLADFADVAVSLAVFSRTAHAAAELVDIGGRTSAAELADLDVAGKIVLTTASPAAAMRTAVWGKGALGVVSCASIHADTAFDNPDQVAYIKVPMAAPPGKAAPWAFMISPRQYGRLQGVLRNAKTAGRPVKVRADIEADVREPAEQGYLWAEIEGASIHDQDIVLTAHLDEESTSANDNGSGCASQLEIGRAINALIAAGKMPRPKRDIVFWWPNEHTSEYQYLREHPEAPRGWLAAINQDMVGARQSQGSRVQHIIRTPFSLPSYLNDVIESIVDSLVLGNSGSMGAEEAGIPQPFSKPVLAFLGSRERYDALVVPHSGGSDHEVFCEGVVRVPGVALINNPDAYIHSSDDDLGNIDRTQLKRNALVVAAVALFVANAGDEEVPLLVQEVHARGVARLGRDLITALAYLRKAEAKDRPRAYHEALNLLDQAVAREKGALSSIQVFAAPGGKNAALPAGRMRSIDRLAATLREDLAAAYAALTGETKIPVVAPSALEREMAGKVPINVASLDEYFSKRGWGVSFPGLHPIIAKECYAFVDGRRSYLDIFRAVQAEAMTAGEFYYGRVEADRVQALLDQAVQRGVLKLR, encoded by the coding sequence ATGACCCATTTCCGCCGAGTCTGGATTCCCGCCCTGATCGCCGGTTTCGGTGCGGCGGCCGCCCTCCCGGCCCGGGCCCAGGATAGTGCCTTTCTGCCCGCGCCGGCTTTTCGGCTCCTGGTCGACGAGATCTCCGGCGACCGGGCCTTCAACGTCGTCCGCCGCCTGACGCCGTATCATCGCATCATGGGCTCGCAAGCCTTTCTGGACGCAGCCGGATTCCTGGCCGGACTGGCCCGCGAATCCGGGCTGACAAACGTCGCGGTCGTGACCCAGAAGTTCGAGGGCGGAATGAGCTGGAACCCACGCTCGGCCGTCCTCCGGATGATCGAGCCGGAGACGGAGAAGCTGGCCGACTTCGCCGACGTCGCAGTATCGCTGGCCGTCTTCAGCCGGACCGCCCATGCCGCCGCGGAGCTCGTCGACATCGGCGGCCGGACGAGCGCCGCCGAGCTCGCGGATCTCGATGTGGCGGGCAAAATCGTCCTGACGACGGCCTCCCCCGCCGCGGCCATGCGGACGGCGGTCTGGGGAAAGGGCGCCCTGGGTGTCGTCTCCTGCGCCTCGATCCACGCCGACACCGCGTTCGACAATCCGGATCAAGTCGCCTACATCAAGGTTCCGATGGCCGCCCCGCCCGGAAAAGCGGCCCCTTGGGCCTTCATGATCTCGCCCCGGCAGTACGGCCGCCTGCAAGGCGTCTTGCGGAATGCCAAGACGGCCGGCCGCCCCGTCAAGGTCCGGGCCGATATCGAAGCCGATGTCCGCGAGCCTGCCGAACAGGGCTATCTCTGGGCCGAGATCGAGGGCGCCTCCATCCACGACCAGGATATCGTTCTGACCGCCCATCTGGACGAGGAGAGCACCTCGGCCAACGACAACGGCAGCGGCTGCGCCTCCCAGCTTGAAATCGGCCGGGCCATCAACGCCCTGATCGCGGCCGGCAAGATGCCGCGGCCGAAGCGCGACATCGTCTTCTGGTGGCCCAACGAACACACCTCGGAATACCAGTATCTGCGGGAACACCCCGAGGCGCCGCGGGGCTGGCTGGCCGCGATCAACCAGGACATGGTCGGGGCCCGGCAAAGCCAGGGCTCGCGCGTCCAACATATCATCCGGACGCCCTTCTCCCTGCCCAGCTATCTCAACGATGTCATCGAATCGATCGTCGATTCACTCGTTCTCGGCAACAGCGGCTCCATGGGCGCCGAGGAGGCGGGAATCCCCCAGCCCTTCTCCAAGCCCGTGCTGGCCTTCTTGGGCTCGCGCGAGCGCTACGACGCGCTGGTCGTCCCGCATAGCGGCGGCTCGGACCACGAGGTCTTCTGCGAGGGCGTCGTGCGCGTCCCGGGCGTCGCTCTGATCAACAACCCCGATGCCTACATCCACTCCAGCGACGACGATCTGGGGAACATCGACCGGACCCAGCTCAAGCGCAATGCGCTTGTCGTGGCGGCGGTGGCCCTCTTCGTGGCCAACGCCGGGGACGAGGAGGTGCCGCTGCTCGTCCAGGAGGTCCATGCCCGGGGCGTCGCCCGACTGGGCCGCGACCTGATCACCGCCCTGGCCTACTTGCGCAAGGCCGAGGCCAAGGATCGGCCGCGCGCTTATCACGAGGCCCTCAACCTGCTGGACCAGGCCGTCGCCCGCGAGAAGGGCGCTTTGAGCTCGATCCAGGTCTTCGCGGCGCCGGGCGGAAAAAACGCCGCCCTGCCGGCCGGGCGGATGCGGTCGATCGACCGTCTGGCCGCGACTCTGCGGGAGGACCTGGCGGCGGCCTATGCGGCCCTGACCGGAGAAACGAAAATCCCCGTCGTCGCGCCATCCGCCTTGGAGAGGGAAATGGCCGGCAAAGTCCCGATCAACGTCGCTTCTCTCGACGAATATTTCTCCAAGCGGGGCTGGGGCGTCTCGTTCCCCGGCCTCCATCCGATCATAGCCAAAGAGTGCTACGCCTTCGTCGATGGGAGGCGCTCGTATCTCGACATCTTCCGGGCCGTTCAAGCCGAGGCGATGACCGCCGGCGAATTCTATTACGGAAGGGTGGAAGCCGATCGGGTCCAGGCCCTGCTGGACCAGGCCGTCCAGCGCGGCGTCCTGAAGCTACGTTGA